One Babylonia areolata isolate BAREFJ2019XMU chromosome 20, ASM4173473v1, whole genome shotgun sequence DNA segment encodes these proteins:
- the LOC143295241 gene encoding uncharacterized protein LOC143295241, translating into MAPVQTDDSYDIVMKGWECQETDRGVPFYIHKTDGKTDWDHPYYTKVFEELDAYQDVRYAAYRTALKLRHLQKKFGLHLLSLESLQSVLADHGFPLGRSGLMESQCLQLILLDLFHTPDFRHFDSFRQDVALELLHNYLLNLFDVARTGVVRVLSVKLALAALCNSSLSEKYNYFFREIQSSRAFVSREQLSTFISDLIQIPDLLRESVAFGKNVTAAVDSCVQVAGTLGDGVPEKGFYAWLMREPQTLIWLPTMHRLITAESVKHDCKCSVCKAMPIVGFRYKCLQCFKFNICQDCFFHCRVAKNHQVRHPVQEYCWPITAKDETKAFFKMVRNKMSRRSRGTKKVAFLPVDSTPDHGLLEWEMRAVPTPPSPPSPVQVGGDGGGLEAEGEASSNDSGNSSDQGGEGSDPRLCDEPSSPTPGSLYDNSNSPARYLEERHLKNGLTQDRHSLIHLVHRLRRENRLLRQQLRSASSRSEDHNQDVWMSVATAQVSSGGSQPPHSIVTCDLHTPEITPHTHSANGTTLLSQTVSPIGESSTTTESGGQAYTSDFFNSILATTTTATATTTFDTTAQGAGRKPSEMVFASTPAVQPMSAPQKPGPRKPPRLTGLGEKNTVSISYIHSEDSPLEANPKSTQPPVVHQVLVHSQSAENEPDYDTPPSRSSQNENSADFADYAEVLVERSSSFEEGKEEDEKEDSVVKTPQVVKTPQVVKNAVSCDEMWADVTPCTIRKKASKPTRLANEADNSHLTTSPAVLDVTDRRNSTGDLSLSPRRVCDVSEGQLKVTPKVLKSYGSLDKLGARTPGVDKSLFTVSRGDSILKTPERQEIDKMIEWIDNAFPSDLSYSALSLCEDDFLGQKRMLQAAEGIGQAMADLVQATADHCYT; encoded by the exons ATGGCACCAGTGCAAACAGACGACAGCTACG ATATTGTGATGAAAGGATGGGAGTGCCAGGAAACAGACCGTGGTGTGCCATTTTACATTCA TAAAACTGATGGCAAAACTGACTGGGATCATCCATACTATACCAAAGTCTTTGAAGAGTTGG ATGCGTACCAAGATGTGCGTTATGCAGCCTACAGAACAGCTCTTAAACTGCGCCATCTTCAGAAAAAATTTGGAC TGCACCTGCTGTCACTGGAGAGTCTGCAGTCAGTACTGGCTGACCATGGGTTCCCCCTGGGCCGCTCTGGTCTGATGGAGAGTCAGTGTTTGCAGCTGATCCTGCTGGATCTCTTCCACACCCCAGACTTCCGGCACTTTGACTCCTTCCGCCAGGACGTGGCCTTGGAGCTCCTCCACAACTACCTGCTCAACCTCTTTGATGT AGCCAGGACAGGTGTGGTGAGGGTGCTGAGTGTGAAGCTTGCCTTAGCCGCTCTATGTAACAGCAGCCTGTCGGAGAAATACAACT ATTTCTTCCGTGAAATCCAGAGTAGCCGGGCCTTTGTGAGTCGCGAGCAGCTGTCCACGTTTATCTCTGATCTCATTCAG ATTCCTGATTTGCTGAGGGAAAGTGTGGCATTTGGGAAAAACGTGACTGCTGCTGTGGACAGCTGTGTGCAGGTG gctggCACTCTTGGAGATGGGGTTCCAGAGAAGGGGTTCTATGCCTGGTTGATGCGGGAACCCCAGACACTGATCTGGCTGCCGACTATGCATCGTCTCATCACCGCTGAATCAG TGAAACATGATTGCAAGTGCAGCGTATGTAAAGCAATGCCTATTGTTGGATTcag gtaCAAATGTCTGCAGTGCTTCAAGTTCAACATCTGTCAGGACTGTTTCTTCCACTGCCGTGTGGCCAAGAACCACCAAGTCCGGCACCCTGTCCAGGAGTACTGCTGGCCG ATCACAGCAAAAGACGAAACAAAGGCTTTCTTCAAAATGGTGCGCAACAAGATGAGTCGACGGAGCCGGGGAACCAAGAAAGTGGCCTTCCTGCCTGTGGACAGCACTCCTGACCATGGACTGCTGGAATG GGAGATGCGCGCCGTGCcgacacccccctcacctccctcacccgtccaggtgggtggggatgggggtggactggaggcggagggggaggcgTCATCCAACGACAGCGGTAACAGCTCGGACCAGGGGGGTGAAGGTTCGGACCCCAGGTTGTGTGACGAGCCCTCCTCCCCTACACCTGGGTCGTTGTACGACAACAGCAACTCTCCCGCCAGATACCTGGAGGAG AGGCATCTAAAGAATGGTTTGACTCAGGACCGGCACAGTCTCATTCATCTGGTTCATCGACTGCGTCGAGAAAACAG ATTGCTGAGACAACAGCTGAGGTCGGCCTCCAGCCGCAGTGAAGACCACAACCAGGATGTGTGGATGTCGGTGGCTACAGCCCAGGTGTCATCAGGTGGGAGTCAGCCTCCCCACTCCATCGTCACCTGTGATCTGCACACACCAGAaatcacccctcacacacacagcgct AACGGCACCACGTTGCTCTCACAGACGGTGAGTCCCATCGGTGAGTCATCCACCACCACAGAGAGCGGAGGCCAGGCCTACACCAGTGACTTTTTCAACTCCATTctggccaccaccactaccgccactgccaccaccacctttGATACCACTGCCCAGG GCGCCGGTCGAAAGCCCTCAGAGATGGTGTTTGCCTCCACACCAGCGGTGCAGCCCATGTCTGCCCCTCAGAAACCAGGTCCCCGCAAACCACCCCGCCTGACTGGGCTGGGGGAGAAGAACACCGTGTCCATCAGCTACATCCACTCTGAGGACAGCCCCCTGGAAGCAAACCCTAAATCCACCCAGCCCCCTGTGGTGCACCAAGTCTTGGTCCACAGCCAGTCTGCAGAGAACGAACCCGACTACGACACTCCCCCCAGCCGGTCTTCACAGAATGAAAACTCCGCGGACTTTGCAGACTATGCGGAAGTTCTGGTGGAGAGATCAAGTTCGtttgaagaagggaaagaagaggacGAGAAGGAAGACAGTGTGGTGAAGACGCCCCAGGTTGTGAAGACGCCCCAGGTTGTGAAAAACGCGGTAAGCTGCGATGAGATGTGGGCCGACGTTACCCCATGCACCATCCGCAAGAAAGCGTCCAAACCCACGCGGCTTGCAAACGAGGCAGACAACAGCCACCTGACCACGTCTCCCGCAGTGCTGGACGTGACTGACAGGAGAAACTCAACCGGGGATTTAAGCCTGAGCCCCcggcgtgtgtgtgatgtgtcggaGGGGCAGTTGAAAGTCACGCCCAAAGTTCTGAAGAGCTATGGGTCATTGGACAAACTGGGGGCGCGAACGCCCGGCGTGGATAAAAGTCTGTTCACTGTTTCCCGCGGGGACTCCATCCTGAAGACTCCTGAGCGACAGGAGATTGACAAAATGATTGAGTGGATTGACAACGCGTTCCCTTCCGATCTGTCGTATTCAG CACTGTCACTATGCGAGGACGACTTCCTTGGGCAGAAGCGAATGCTGCAAGCCGCTGAGGGCATAGGCCAGGCCATGGCCGACCTTGTGCAGGCTACCGCTGACCACTGTTATACCTGA